A section of the Sebastes fasciatus isolate fSebFas1 chromosome 5, fSebFas1.pri, whole genome shotgun sequence genome encodes:
- the scp2b gene encoding sterol carrier protein 2b yields MPEIHSPRIQAINTSASDGLEGFKAHAVFQEINKKLQEEGEQFVKKIGGVFAFKVKDGPNGQEAIWYVDVKNGKGCVHNDAAKKADCTISMSDTDLLALMTGKMNPQTAFFQGKLKITGNMGLAMKLQSLQLQPGKAKL; encoded by the exons ATGCCTGAAATACACTCACCACG AATTCAAGCCATTAACACCAGTGCTAGTGATGGACTGGAGGGGTTCAAGGCACATGCTGTGTTCCAGGAAATCAACAAGAAGCTCCAAGAG GAAGGGGAGCAGTTTGTGAAAAAGATCGGTGGAGTGTTTGCCTTCAAAGTAAAGGACGGCCCAAATGGACAGGAGGCGATTTGGTATGTGGACGTGAAGAACGGCAAAGGCTGTGTTCACAATGACGCAG CTAAGAAAGCAGATTGCACCATTTCCATGTCAGATACAGACTTGTTGGCCTTGATGACAGGGAAGATGAACCCACAGACT GCGTTTTTCCAGGGCAAGCTGAAGATCACAGGGAACATGGGACTGGCCATGAAGCTCCAGAGCCTGCAGCTACAGCCGGGCAAAGCCAAGCTGTAG
- the cpt2 gene encoding carnitine O-palmitoyltransferase 2, mitochondrial — protein sequence MASLLSMQCVSSLRKSGSLIHLRSAALGVDKRSYSSKQASSNEYLHQSVVPSMHYQKSLPRLPIPKLEDTVRRYLAAQKPLLDDDQFRTTEKLAQDFQNGVGKQLHEELVAQDKNNKHTSYISGPWFDMYLSARESVVLNFNPFMSLNPDPKTEYNDQLVRATNVVCSAVRFMKTLRAGLLEPEVFHLNPAKSDTDGFKKFIRWVPSSLSWYGAYMVNAYPLDMSQYFRLFNSTRIPKSGRDELFTDDKGRHLLVMRKGNMYAFDIIDRDGNLVEPAEIQSHLSYILSDQTPEPAFPLGVLTSENRDVWAGLRDKLIAAGNAEDLRIADSALFCLSLDDETMRDHIHISHNMLHGDGCNRWYDKSFSVILAKDGNAAINFEHSWGDGVAVLRFMNEIFKDTTEKPTVHPGSATAAAADSASAVRRLQFNLDGELENGIKKAKENFDSAVSTLTIDAMEFKKGGKEQLKKSKLSPDAIAQLAFQMGFLRQYGQTVATYESCSTAAFRHGRTETIRPATVHTDRCSRAFVCQPGQHSVEQLQAMLSECSKYHGQLTREAAMGQGFDRHLFAMRYLANSNGQALHSLYTDPAYAAINHNILSTSTLSSPAVHLGGFAPVVPDGFGVGYGVHDDWIGCNVSSYPARNVHEFLQCVEKSLEDIFAVLEGKALS from the exons ATGGCCAGTCTGCTCTCAATGCAGTGCGTCTCCTCTCTGAGGAAATCCGGGAGCCTGATTCATCTGAGATCTGCTGCTCTGGGCGTCGATAAGAGAAGCTACAGCAGCAAACAAGCCTCTTCAAACGAGTATCTGCACCAAAGTGTGGTACCATCCATGCACTACCAGAAGAGCTTACCCAG gctGCCCATACCAAAGCTGGAGGATACTGTCAGGAGGTATTTAGCTGCCCAGAAGCCTCTGTTGGATGATGACCAGTTCAG AACCACAGAGAAACTTGCACAGGATTTCCAGAACGGTGTGGGGAAACAGCTGCACGAGGAACTGGTAGCCCAGGACAAAAACAATAAGCACACAAGCTACATCTCAG GACCATGGTTTGACATGTATCTTTCTGCTCGTGAGTCTGTGGTGCTGAACTTCAACCCCTTCATGTCCCTCAACCCTGACCCCAAGACGGAGTACAACGACCAGCTCGTGCGGGCGACCAATGTGGTGTGTTCGGCGGTGCGCTTCATGAAAACACTGCGTGCCGGATTACTGGAGCCGGAGGTTTTCCACCTCAACCCGGCGAAGAGCGACACAGACGGCTTTAAGAAGTTCATCCGCTGGGTCCCGTCCTCGCTGTCCTGGTATGGAGCTTACATGGTGAACGCTTACCCCCTGGACATGTCTCAGTACTTTCGCCTCTTCAACTCAACTCGGATCCCCAAGAGTGGGAGAGACGAGCTCTTCACCGATGACAAAGGGCGACATCTCCTAGTTATGAGGAAAGGCAACATGTATGCGTTTGACATTATAGACCGGGATGGGAATTTGGTGGAGCCGGCAGAGATTCAGTCCCACTTGAGTTACATTTTGTCCGACCAGACGCCAGAGCCCGCCTTTCCTCTCGGGGTCCTGACCAGTGAGAACAGGGATGTGTGGGCCGGGCTCAGGGACAAGCTGATTGCAGCTGGAAACGCAGAGGATTTACGGATTGCTGACAGCGCCCTTTTCTGCCTCAGCCTGGACGACGAAACCATGAGGGACCACATTCACATCTCCCACAACATGCTGCACGGCGACGGCTGCAACCGCTGGTACGACAAGTCCTTCAGCGTCATTCTTGCCAAAGACGGAAATGCAGCCATCAATTTTGAGCACTCCTGGGGCGACGGCGTCGCTGTGCTTCGCTTTATGAATGAGATCTTCAAAGACACAACGGAGAAGCCGACTGTACACCCGGGCTCTGCCACCGCCGCTGCTGCGGATTCAGCCTCCGCTGTGCGTCGACTGCAGTTCAACCTGGACGGCGAGCTGGAGAACGGCATCAAAAAAGCCAAGGAGAACTTTGACTCGGCCGTGTCGACGCTCACCATCGATGCCATGGAGTTCAAGAAAGGTGGCAAGGAGCAGTTAAAGAAGAGCAAGTTGAGTCCAGATGCTATAGCCCAGCTGGCTTTTCAAATGGGTTTCCTGAGGCAGTATGGACAGACAGTAGCCACGTATGAGTCCTGTAGCACCGCGGCGTTCAGGCACGGACGCACGGAGACCATCCGGCCGGCCACCGTACACACAGACCGATGTTCACGCGCCTTTGTTTGCCAGCCGGGCCAACACAGTGTGGAGCAACTACAAGCCATGCTGAGCGAATGCTCCAAATATCACGGGCAGCTCACCAGGGAAGCAGCGATGG GCCAAGGTTTCGACCGTCACCTGTTCGCCATGCGATACCTGGCCAACTCAAACGGCCAGGCTCTGCACAGCCTGTACACGGACCCAGCTTACGCCGCCATCAACCACAACATCCTCTCCACCAGCACCCTCAGCAGCCCAGCCGTGCACCTCGGCGGCTTCGCCCCGGTGGTGCCCGACGGGTTCGGCGTCGGCTACGGCGTCCACGACGACTGGATCGGCTGCAACGTGTCCAGCTACCCGGCTCGCAACGTCCACGAATTCCTGCAGTGCGTCGAAAAGTCCTTAGAGGACATTTTCGCCGTTCTGGAAGGAAAGGCACTCAGCTAG
- the magoh gene encoding protein mago nashi homolog, with translation MSTSDFYLRYYVGHKGKFGHEFLEFEFRPDGKLRYANNSNYKNDVMIRKEAYVHKSVMEELKRIIDDSEITKEDDALWPPPDRVGRQELEIVIGDEHISFTTSKIGSLIDVNQSKDPEGLRVFYYLVQDLKCLVFSLIGLHFKIKPI, from the exons ATGTCAACAAGTGACTTCTATTTGAGATATTATGTCGGGCACAAGGGGAAGTTTGGACACGAGTTCCTGGAGTTTGAGTTCAGACCAGACG GTAAACTGAGGTATGCAAACAACAGCAACTACAAGAACGACGTCATGATCAGGAAAGAG GCATATGTACACAAAAGTgtgatggaggagctgaagaggatcATCGATGACAGTGAGATCACCAAGGAAGATGACGCTCTGTGGCCGCCTCCTGACAGAGTTGGCAGACAG GAACTGGAGATCGTCATTGGAGATGAGCACATTTCATTCACAACTTCCAAAATTGGCTCCTTGATTGACGTCAACCAGTCAAA GGACCCTGAAGGTCTTCGTGTATTCTACTACCTGGTGCAGGATCTGAAATGTCTCGTCTTCAGTCTCATCGGCCTACACTTCAAGATCAAGCCCATCTAA
- the aatf gene encoding protein AATF, protein MAGSFSQELEDLLNPLPKFADPEDDGDEATKAKVVERFTEDDDEDEDGLSALRKHNTSLLSETDRRYVGKTVSRKDLLMEEEASGEEEEEDEEEEDEEEEDEDEEEGNIEEDEEEDSLGDDDVEDEEELVGSEAQLDAKLASKTKVADVTSRQGVDFHKLSEGMDDLGVSEDDDDDDSGEEIEGSDEDDDSMEDDDGEDDDGTVRTFSQEKVDEEVEKGKAVKGQLALWDQLLEGRIKLQKALVTANQLPQPQTFPEFKRKGGAELAGELKNTHKALKALQRSLLELHDQLLDQNADTRAVARGKTDARGEDEEINSDEDEEGAVPEVGALKRKLEMAEYPDFMAKRFAAFQPYRNATLQKWHDKTRLTMGKSSKGFGAFDRNILTQVEQVLMDNERLVRRTQTRRSEYRVLGKKEASAVPSETVHNEEEEEVEQQLKANTHLKDLDEDIFDDDDFYHQMLRELIERKTSASDPNDQVAMGRQWLAIQKLRSKIKKKVDTKASKGRKVRFQIHSKLVNFMAPIDHSSVSDEARSELYRGLFGQNSTVRE, encoded by the coding sequence ATGGCGGGCTCGTTCTCTCAGGAACTGGAGGATCTGTTGAATCCTTTACCCAAATTCGCTGATCCGGAGGATGACGGCGACGAGGCGACCAAAGCCAAAGTGGTAGAAAGATTCACCGAAgacgatgatgaagatgaagatggccTCAGTGCTCTGCGGAAGCACAACACATCCCTGCTGTCAGAGACGGACAGACGGTATGTGGGGAAGACGGTCTCTCGTAAAGATctgctgatggaggaggaggcatctggtgaggaggaggaggaggatgaggaggaggaggatgaggaggaggaggatgaggatgaggaggagggcaacatagaagaagatgaagaagaggattCTTTGGGGGATGATGATgtagaggatgaggaggagttgGTGGGCAGTGAGGCCCAACTAGATGCTAAACTGGCGTCTAAGACGAAGGTCGCTGATGTGACCTCTCGTCAGGGGGTGGACTTCCACAAACTGTCCGAGGGCATGGATGACCTCGGAGTgagtgaagatgatgatgatgatgacagtgGCGAGGAGATCGAAGGCAGCGATGAAGACGACGACTCGATGGAAGACGACGACGGCGAGGATGATGATGGAACCGTCCGCACGTTCTCTCAAGAGAAAGTAGACGAGGAGGTGGAGAAAGGGAAGGCTGTGAAGGGCCAGCTGGCCCTGTGGGACCAACTGCTGGAGGGCCGGATCAAACTCCAGAAAGCTCTGGTGACCGCCAACCAGCTGCCGCAGCCGCAGACCTTCCCGGAGTTCAAGAGGAAGGGCGGCGCCGAGCTGGCGGGGGAGCTGAAGAACACCCACAAAGCTCTGAAAGCTCTTCAGAGATCTCTGCTGGAGCTGCACGACCAGCTGCTGGACCAGAACGCCGACACGAGGGCCGTCGCTCGGGGAAAGACGGACGCTCGGGGCGAAGACGAGGAGATAAACAGCGACGAGGATGAAGAGGGTGCCGTGCCGGAGGTCGGAGCGCTTAAACGAAAACTGGAGATGGCGGAGTACCCGGACTTCATGGCCAAGCGCTTCGCCGCTTTCCAGCCTTACCGTAACGCCACGTTGCAAAAGTGGCACGACAAAACCAGACTGACGATGGGCAAAAGCAGCAAGGGTTTCGGGGCGTTCGACAGGAACATATTGACCCAGGTGGAGCAGGTGCTGATGGACAACGAGAGGCTGGTGCGGCGCACCCAGACCCGACGCTCGGAGTACAGAGTCCTGGGGAAGAAAGAAGCCTCCGCTGTCCCCTCTGAGACCGTCCAcaacgaggaggaagaggaggtggaacaGCAGCTGAAAGCAAACACACATCTCAAGGATCTGGACGAGGATATATTCGACGACGACGATTTCTACCACCAGATGCTGAGAGAGCTGATCGAACGCAAGACGAGCGCGTCGGACCCCAACGACCAGGTGGCGATGGGCAGGCAGTGGCTCGCCATCCAGAAGCTGCGCAGCAAGATCAAGAAGAAGGTAGACACCAAAGCCAGCAAGGGGCGTAAAGTCCGGTTCCAAATCCACAGCAAGCTGGTCAATTTCATGGCTCCGATCGACCACAGCTCGGTGAGCGACGAGGCGCGCAGCGAACTGTACCGTGGCCTCTTTGGCCAGAACTCGACAGTCAGggagtga